A genome region from Terriglobales bacterium includes the following:
- a CDS encoding alpha-E domain-containing protein, producing MLSRVADSLYWMSRYFERADNAARVLEATYGLILNPAKFSTEERWYRAVSSLAPGPASGDVDPQRALFLLVADPEGAFSIVKCISGARENARQVREEISSEMWEHLNRLFHAVTGPNLQPGDDAGAMRAVRLVREGSYRFKGVTDATMSHDEGWHFIQLGKYIERASNLCVLLDAYFVVDKHADDLDWVGLLSSCAAFEAYCKACTAELRPDRIADFLLLKPEFPYSVRYSLDQMHHALTSISTLSLSRRTEKIERLIGRLRSMVAYVQVSEVMRGLHKYLAGIIEQCRDLHAAVHEVYIEYPIDVAFES from the coding sequence ATGCTCTCACGAGTTGCTGACAGCCTTTATTGGATGAGCCGCTATTTTGAGCGGGCAGATAACGCCGCGCGCGTGCTGGAGGCGACCTACGGTCTGATCCTCAATCCCGCCAAGTTTTCCACCGAAGAGCGCTGGTATCGCGCGGTTTCCTCGCTTGCTCCGGGGCCGGCCTCTGGGGACGTCGATCCCCAGCGTGCGCTGTTCCTGTTAGTGGCGGATCCCGAAGGGGCTTTTTCGATTGTGAAGTGCATCAGCGGTGCTCGCGAGAACGCTCGGCAAGTCCGGGAGGAGATCAGTTCGGAGATGTGGGAGCACTTGAACCGACTCTTTCATGCGGTGACCGGGCCCAACCTGCAGCCCGGCGATGATGCGGGAGCGATGCGGGCGGTTCGACTGGTTCGCGAAGGGTCGTACCGCTTCAAGGGAGTCACCGACGCTACGATGAGTCACGACGAGGGCTGGCACTTTATCCAACTGGGCAAATACATCGAGAGAGCCTCGAATCTCTGCGTTTTGCTCGACGCCTATTTTGTCGTGGATAAACATGCAGATGATTTGGATTGGGTGGGGCTGCTAAGCAGTTGTGCAGCATTTGAGGCCTATTGCAAAGCTTGCACTGCGGAACTCAGACCGGACAGAATCGCAGACTTTCTCCTGTTGAAGCCCGAGTTTCCCTATTCCGTACGGTATTCGTTGGACCAAATGCATCACGCACTCACTTCGATCAGCACGCTTTCCTTGAGCCGCAGAACCGAAAAGATCGAAAGATTGATCGGCCGCTTGCGATCGATGGTGGCTTATGTGCAGGTCAGCGAAGTGATGCGCGGATTGCATAAGTATCTTGCCGGAATCATCGAACAATGCCGCGATCTGCACGCCGCGGTGCACGAAGTGTATATCGAATATCCGATCGATGTTGCCTTCGAGTCCTGA
- a CDS encoding circularly permuted type 2 ATP-grasp protein — MIIETSAASAGGAEGLRHYFLNGAYDEMFRSLDHPRKQYRPLHNLLLNLGPDELRRSKHEADQSFFNQGITFTVYGGDKGTERIFPHDLLPRIITAAEWEKIERGLTQRITALNLFLRDVYHEAKIIADGVVPGSIIYTCKHYRREMRGIKVPRDVYVTVVGTDLIRNPEGNFVVLEDNLRVPSGVSYMLTSRKVMKQIFPGLFQKCRVRPIEQYSQALLSTLRSLAPEGRPEPTVVLLTPGAYNSAYFEHTYLARQMGIELVEGRDLVVHDNIVYMRTTFGLQRVDVIYRRIDDDYLDPLVFESGSALGAVGLFNAYRAGNVAFANALGTGVADDKAIYAYVPQIIRYYLDEDPILENVETLLLSDPSQRAHVCERLDQYVVKAVGESGGYGMLIGPHSTEEERIQFRQRIQAQPRNYIAQPVINLSTAPCFVDGTIEPRHVDLRPYVLYGEKIVIVPGGLTRVALRKGSLVVNSSQGGGSKDTWVLQN; from the coding sequence ATGATTATAGAAACCAGTGCGGCGAGTGCCGGCGGGGCAGAAGGCCTTCGCCACTACTTTCTCAACGGCGCTTACGACGAGATGTTCCGCTCCCTCGACCATCCGCGAAAACAATACCGGCCCCTTCACAACCTGCTCTTGAACCTGGGGCCCGACGAACTGCGGCGCAGCAAACACGAGGCCGATCAATCGTTCTTCAACCAGGGAATCACGTTCACCGTCTATGGGGGCGACAAAGGCACCGAGCGCATCTTTCCTCACGACCTTCTGCCTAGGATTATTACCGCTGCCGAATGGGAAAAAATCGAGCGCGGACTCACCCAGCGGATCACGGCCCTGAATCTTTTCCTCAGAGACGTCTATCACGAAGCCAAGATCATCGCCGACGGCGTGGTTCCTGGCAGCATCATTTACACCTGCAAACATTACCGTCGTGAAATGCGCGGCATTAAAGTTCCACGCGACGTATACGTCACAGTCGTCGGTACGGATCTGATTCGCAATCCGGAGGGAAACTTCGTCGTTCTGGAGGACAATCTCCGCGTACCCAGCGGCGTCTCGTACATGCTTACGAGCCGCAAAGTGATGAAGCAGATATTTCCGGGATTGTTCCAAAAATGCCGGGTGCGGCCGATTGAACAATACAGCCAGGCCCTGCTTTCTACTCTGCGATCCCTCGCCCCCGAAGGCCGTCCCGAGCCCACCGTTGTTTTGCTGACGCCGGGCGCCTACAACTCGGCGTATTTTGAGCATACCTACCTGGCTCGGCAGATGGGCATTGAACTCGTCGAAGGCCGGGATCTCGTGGTCCACGACAATATCGTTTACATGCGGACCACGTTCGGTCTGCAGCGCGTGGATGTGATCTACCGGCGAATCGACGACGATTATCTCGATCCTCTGGTTTTCGAAAGCGGTTCGGCGCTCGGCGCCGTGGGCCTGTTCAACGCCTATCGCGCCGGCAATGTTGCCTTTGCCAACGCTCTCGGCACCGGAGTTGCCGACGACAAAGCGATCTACGCTTATGTGCCACAAATCATTCGGTATTACCTTGACGAAGATCCCATTCTCGAAAACGTCGAAACCCTTCTGCTGTCGGATCCCAGTCAACGCGCGCATGTCTGCGAGAGGTTGGATCAGTACGTCGTAAAGGCAGTGGGTGAGTCCGGCGGTTATGGCATGCTCATTGGCCCGCATTCGACCGAAGAAGAGCGAATCCAGTTTCGCCAGAGAATTCAGGCGCAACCGCGTAACTACATCGCGCAGCCGGTCATCAATCTCTCCACCGCGCCCTGCTTTGTGGACGGCACCATCGAACCGCGGCACGTCGACCTCCGGCCCTATGTTCTGTACGGCGAAAAAATAGTCATCGTTCCCGGCGGTCTTACACGAGTCGCTCTCCGAAAGGGTTCGCTGGTGGTGAATTCGTCGCAGGGCGGCGGATCAAAAGATACGTGGGTGTTGCAAAACTAG
- a CDS encoding transglutaminase family protein, translated as MFYAIRHFTRYRYSRAVWQSMMEVRMHPRSEGNQRCFVFQLSVNPRARIFGYTDSYGNLVHHFDLPSRHEQLTIISDSLVNIDAQPSIPEFMEQEKWIELEELVEKNDYWDVLMPSHFARSSPELEDLAREIGASERKRRSPLAFLNDIVAGVHNSFSYVKKSTSVNSPIEHALRSRQGVCQDFAHIMIALVRNARIPCRYVSGYLYQGGESGHPAADGATHAWVEALLPDLGWVGFDPTINRPVAEKHIRTAVGRDYADVPPTMGVMKGKADTQLQVRVRVTPSQAVLPPDEEFAADEEWSQFLEEDQQSQLVEAEQQQQQ; from the coding sequence ATGTTCTACGCCATTCGACATTTCACGCGCTATCGTTACAGCCGCGCCGTATGGCAAAGCATGATGGAAGTTCGCATGCATCCGAGGAGCGAGGGAAACCAGCGCTGCTTCGTTTTTCAGCTCTCGGTAAATCCACGAGCCCGCATATTTGGCTATACCGATAGCTACGGAAATCTGGTACACCACTTCGACTTGCCTTCGAGGCACGAACAACTGACCATCATCTCTGACTCGCTCGTAAATATTGATGCTCAGCCATCGATCCCCGAGTTCATGGAGCAAGAAAAGTGGATCGAACTCGAGGAGCTCGTCGAAAAGAACGACTACTGGGACGTGCTCATGCCCAGTCATTTTGCCCGTTCCTCCCCGGAGCTTGAGGATTTGGCTCGGGAGATTGGCGCGAGCGAGCGGAAACGGCGGAGTCCTCTGGCATTCCTAAACGATATCGTCGCTGGCGTGCACAATAGTTTCAGTTACGTAAAGAAAAGTACTTCCGTAAATTCGCCCATCGAGCATGCCCTTCGATCGCGACAGGGAGTATGTCAGGACTTCGCGCACATCATGATTGCGCTTGTTCGAAATGCCAGAATCCCCTGCCGTTACGTGAGCGGATACCTTTATCAAGGCGGCGAGAGTGGGCACCCCGCGGCCGACGGCGCGACGCATGCATGGGTGGAAGCCCTCCTTCCAGACCTGGGCTGGGTGGGCTTCGATCCAACCATTAATCGCCCGGTTGCGGAAAAGCATATTCGCACGGCGGTTGGTCGCGATTATGCCGACGTGCCCCCCACGATGGGCGTGATGAAAGGAAAGGCGGACACCCAGTTGCAGGTTCGAGTTCGGGTGACACCCTCCCAGGCGGTTCTTCCTCCTGACGAGGAATTTGCTGCAGACGAAGAGTGGTCTCAGTTTCTTGAAGAGGACCAGCAATCGCAATTGGTCGAAGCTGAGCAGCAACAGCAGCAGTAA